One window of the Desulfovibrio intestinalis genome contains the following:
- a CDS encoding translation initiation factor 2 yields MAALTIYVAGSFKHKHGVRLLGRELRGMGCCILDWTEKAVPPPGLTPGERRIWMDTDRNGGQVYSFCRDACIQADLVIYYGASGQDAGVEVGLAAGAGVPVMGIRGPLEGPGLMLHGAVSHWVDSAEDALEAVAALLRHKEQNWMELDAEPHEGLRRMGQALRPDKA; encoded by the coding sequence ATGGCGGCATTGACCATCTATGTGGCTGGTTCATTCAAACACAAACACGGCGTGCGGCTTCTCGGGCGCGAATTGCGCGGCATGGGTTGCTGCATTCTTGACTGGACGGAAAAAGCCGTGCCGCCGCCGGGGCTCACACCCGGCGAACGCCGTATCTGGATGGATACGGACAGAAACGGCGGGCAGGTTTACAGTTTTTGCCGCGATGCCTGCATTCAGGCTGATCTGGTCATTTACTATGGCGCATCTGGACAAGACGCCGGGGTTGAGGTCGGTCTGGCAGCAGGAGCCGGAGTTCCGGTAATGGGCATTCGCGGCCCTTTGGAAGGACCGGGCCTCATGCTGCACGGGGCCGTCAGTCATTGGGTGGACAGCGCCGAAGACGCGCTTGAAGCTGTTGCTGCCCTTTTGCGCCACAAAGAGCAAAACTGGATGGAACTGGACGCCGAACCTCATGAAGGGCTGCGCCGCATGGGTCAGGCTCTGCGCCCTGACAAGGCCTGA
- a CDS encoding GNAT family N-acetyltransferase translates to MNKNDTVLIRPANTADVEAIFHIRTSVKENHLSREQMADMGITPEIIKETIAAGQCAWLAEVDGRPVAFAMIDVEEGCVFAAFVLPEFEGRGLGSKLMAEAEAGLFSAHESIWLETDGKSRAYRFYTRLGWNPVSTYENGDVRLEKKHPQAGK, encoded by the coding sequence ATGAACAAAAACGATACCGTACTCATACGGCCCGCCAATACGGCGGACGTGGAAGCCATTTTTCACATCCGCACCAGCGTGAAGGAAAACCATCTCTCGCGGGAGCAGATGGCAGATATGGGTATTACGCCTGAAATCATTAAAGAAACCATTGCTGCCGGGCAGTGCGCGTGGCTGGCTGAAGTGGATGGCCGCCCCGTGGCATTTGCAATGATTGATGTGGAGGAGGGCTGTGTTTTTGCGGCCTTTGTGCTGCCAGAATTTGAAGGGCGCGGCCTTGGAAGCAAGCTTATGGCTGAGGCCGAAGCTGGCCTTTTTTCCGCACATGAATCCATCTGGCTGGAAACTGACGGTAAAAGCCGGGCCTATAGATTTTATACGCGCCTGGGCTGGAATCCTGTAAGCACCTATGAAAACGGTGACGTACGCCTTGAAAAGAAGCACCCTCAGGCAGGAAAATAA